The genomic region AATGGACGCCGTGTCCCTGCGCTCCCTATTTCCacactttctctctcctctccgcagCTCTCTGCGTGCGCGTGCGCCTGCTGGCGGGCCCCAGGTGTCATAGACTGCATGCGGAGTGGGATAGGGAGTGTTGCTGGAAACGGAGACGGatacggagaggagagagaatgtgttggccgcgcgttttagggatacggagagggagtctgctggagttggtctaagtAGTGCAGCAGGAATTCAAATACCCAGCTGAACTGAACAATATGAATTAACTGCCGTTGGCCAGTGGTTCGAAGTTCTGGACGGGCTCCTGGGCCCGTACTGGAAGGCGGCCGGGCTGGCGTTCAACTGCACGTTCCTGCTCTTCGGCACGGTCATCCAGCTGATCGCCTGCGCAAGGTGAGTCaggtttcttttctttttcttttctttgccTCCCATCTCTGCATATACTAGTAGAGTGGCAATGGCACTGGCACGCAGCAACATCTACTACATCAACGACCGGCTGGACAAGCGGACGTGGACGTACATCTTCGGCGCCTGCTGCGCCACCACCGTCTTCATCCCCTCGTACCACAACTACCGCGTCTGGTCCTTCCTCGGCCTCGGCATGACCACCTACACCGCCTGGTACCTCACCATCGCCGCGGCCGTCCACGGCCAGGTGAGCCCCCCCGGCCCCCGTCGCTCATTCAATTCATGGCGGCGTCTCGACCAGTGTTACTGACTGTCCCTCCGCGTGTCGGCGCGCCGGACAGGTCCCAGGCGTCACCCACTCTGGCCCCAGCAAGCTCGTGCCCTACTTCACCGGCGCCACCAACATCCTCTACACCTTCGGCGGCCACGCGATCACTGTGTGAGCACACTTTCAAACGACCCGACCCTTTTCTGTACTAATCTCAATGCggcaaccatatatatatatataaccgtACTGTCAATGGCAACTGAGCCAGTATCCAAGCCAGAAATTTTAGGAAATAAAACATTCTTGTAGATGAGTCAAGGCAGATCGTCCCAAGTAGTAGTCGAAAGAGATTCACGGCTGGTGGAATGGAAGGCAAGGCACTTTTATTATTGTCTTTCAAACAATTAGCTGCCAGACCAGACAAGGAAATGCAGCATACCAACTAAGCTCTTGTGAAGTTGTGATCAACCCCCTACTACATTTCCCTATCCAAGGTCTAATGCTAAGTAAACCATCCGCCATGCATTGTCCCTACCTAGTGAACATTCCTTTATGATGACCTTTGCTGCGTCATGATTACAGCAAGAATTTGATAGGTAACATTGCACGCGCACGCCGTTGATGGATTGTCCGGTTGTTATGGAGTCCTTTTACCTTGGAAATCCAGCTGCTTTCTGTAGTGGTAAGCAAGCTGTTGTTTCCAGAAGCTGGGCAGATAGTGCGGAGTTCACATCAGCTGAACTAATTCCGTCCTACTGCATGCCCCCCTCCATGCGAGGGTGATAAGGTCTGTACATAGGATTGCGACATATGACAGTACCTCCTGATTCTGATCTATCCTTTATTGGTGATAACCTTTGGTTAGTGGGTTAGTGGACACTGGAGAGAGGAAGTCTCGATGGCCTACTCTCTGACAGTCCAACCCCGCACTGTTGGAATGCGAATGcctgcttctctgccaatcttagGCTATGGCCAATATATTGTGTATATGGTTGTATAAAATACTGTGTTTTGCATTATAGACTACACTGTTTACATTCAAATGACAGATGAGGATGTTAGAGATAGCCTTACAGTTAGCGACTCTGATTAGAGTTGCCTTGCCTGAAGCAACTCCATCAGGCGGCCATACATAAACTTTCTTGTGCTTGCAGAGTGCTACGACAGTTTCCATTAGTGTAGCATGACAGCGCCACTTGTGAATGTTAGGTGTTTAGTTTAGTCGATAATCGCTTCATTTGGCCATATCTGTCGGCCCCCCACTGCTAATTTGACTGGAGGCGCTCGTATCCAGCTCAATGATGTTGTAAGCAGTGCGGAGTTCACATCAGCTGACCTAATTCCGTCATGCTGCCCCCCATGCGAGGGTGATAAGGTCTGTGTAGGATTGCGACAACACAGTGCCTCGTGATTCTGATCTATGTTTTATTGGTGATAACCTTTGGTTAGTGGAGGAGAGGAAGTCTCCATGATCTGCTCTGGCAATTTAGCCCCACACTTGGAATGTGAATGACTGCTTGTTTGGCAATTCCATCGGGGCCATACATAGCCAACCCTTTTTGTTTCAGGTTTTTTTAGCCACTGACCATTAGAAACTGCTGCAGACCGACAAACACTCAATATTTTAACATGTTTCTATGAGAATCACTTTATTTAAAACCGTTCAAAATCAACGTGAACATAGAATCAACCAAGTCGTTGGGATAGTTGGAAACTGACACTTTCTACATTCTAAACCCTATAAACGCTTTTATCTTTCTTCACACGTAATCTATACGATACTCATAATATCTCTGCAGTCAGATTCTCTCTACACCAATATTCTTGGAAAAGCTTATCAGAAAAAAGCTGTAGGTCCAAAATCTTGCATGCTTTCAGACTGATACGACACTTTCCATGGTAGCACCACGGGTGGATGTTAGGTGTTTAGTTTAGTCGATAATTGCTTCATTTGGCCATATTTGTCGGGCCCCCACTGCTAATTTGACTGGCGTATCCAGATCCAGCTCCATGATGTTGTTACAGTTTTGAGAGATTCTTCATGTCTCGTTCTTTCAAAATACAATGACTAGGAGAAGcactcactaccggaatcaacctcttcgccgagtgccgcaagcactcggcgaagccttaaaaacactcggcaaatgctttgccgagtgtaacactcggcaaagaaggctcggcaaacagtacatcggcaaagacttctttgccgagtactttttgtcgggcactcggcaaagatgtttgccgagtgtcagggtgcactcggcaaagaaaagcgaccgttacgtcgccggttgacggagacggcggctttgccgagtgtcaaaggtgacactcggcaacgaagatatctttgccgagtgtcctcctggcagcactcggcaaagccgccttctttgccgagtgccacttgggacactcggcaaagaggccgccagggagggtccccatgtcaggctctttgccaagtgtaccaattggcactcggcaaagacgacctctttgccgagtgccagcgcataacactcggcaaagaacctaagccggtgcccaggtctgtgctctttgccgagtgttatgacccagacactcggcaaagagcctctttgccgagtgtaacactcggcaaagtgaccagtatgtaccttttttatttgttttttgttttccatccacacaaacagaagatatcacatatatatcacatatatacatcacagatatcatcacagacataaatagccaacacaaacataaaaccgtgaccacaaacataaatatccatcacaaacataagtgttcaacacaaacataagtctcaaacgtcgcaagctctcacataagtatcaaacagaaacataagtattatacataagttgtgaagtctaaaacaacgactcatggaggtgggcggtttggccggggttgcgttgggctgaacccttccggagggttgttggatgccgccccagattggccctgcacaaagaagagatagcatgtgttataccagatgcattacaaacatctaactacaattttggtactcacaggagtgtggaagagagtagggtcaactggggggaacaatggaggtggcggagcgatgccctgtgcggcgccaaggctctgcatgtactggaacatctccgccatcctctgatcagccgccgcccgctccgccattatcctcgcctccatctcttctagttgggtctgtaatattacaagccaacgttatagtaactcaaagactaggtatataactaaaggaaggacgagttacagaagcactaacctcgagttgtgaaatgcgatgctgtgagctgtcgtgccgaggtcgaatggctgggctcgagccagtgctccttgctctcacctgagacagagtgggagtggaggacgagtcgattgccccgtcggcaatccagtaccgcccatgtctcttgcctcctccgaccctcatgagcacatcggggtcgataggctcggtgctcggatcatagtctgggccatggacctcctgcgccatggcggtgtagtcatggaggcggctgtagacggcagggttggtgtaggcctcgggcccgtcatccgggttgtaggtgacgtcagacgtcgccttacccttatgggccatagcataggccgagaaggtggaacaaggcctgccaccatgtgacgccgactgcaacgaaaaccaacgagatagttagaaataatatctaacttagtgctatatatcgaaataaaaaggtggcgtacccatgcttcggcatattggcccaggctccggctgccttggtggtgcgagggcccttgcatctgcaaacgccgttcccggctagctgtgtgcacctcgtcccactcagccgaacaccacctatccaccatctgctcccagcagagaggatgtgcggcgcaccaatgtggaatcacctgcaaagtaaacacataaagtgcatatcagaagataaaataaaattcatgcatggagtactggtaccaaacatgcatgactttacctgcaggtactgctccctggtcaacgacatggttcgggcttgaggtttggtcaccttctccccaaggacggagccgtggtaggtgatgatggcctggatgcgggcctcatagtgcatgtccacgacgagcttcttacagcacgtggtggccaccacatccgccctagcctcgtatccagcatcgcatctgaagaaatcctgcatacaaaaacgatgtatccatacattatttcaagaatttgcaacgaatgcgacatattttatattatactaagacttacccacagctcttgcttcacccgctccgccttgttattgaattccctgccgtcccggtctactgcatcgggggcgacggcgtagtggtcgaaggtgaaggctgggcccgtcactccggcgtactccacaagtccagggaagtgttccctgcacagcaggccgaggatgttgttgggggggcgacgatgacccccagcataatccaaaaccgtccaagacctgtccaagtgataaataaaaagtattagtttatattatgattttgaacacataatatgaacaagaatgaagaacataaagttacatacctctccccttccggccgaatcaacggccgtctgtcccgaagtatgggacgcggcgggagactcgcggggcctcgcaggtagatgctcctcgaactagagccgcctaaacctgaggcgtcctgctgctggtcgtcgtcgtcctgctggtcgtcgtcgtcctgaggcgccggctgctgctgcgctgcctgctctgcctcgtgctgctgcgctgcctgctctgcatcgtccgccgtcctactcctcctccccctcctcctcctcaggaaaccgcccaccatatttgtccaacaacctgcaattaagagtaaacaaataagcacatataaaaagatgtatttaaaaacaggtgcgaaataaaaagtcatataacattacatcgattaaaaataatcttcatatgtgtcggggttagccggatcaaaactctcgtcatcactatcaagcatttcaatctcaacaccatcggaagacgcaacctcatcattgccttcaaggattactaagtcattatcattttgcacctcatcatcctcctcatcaacaaccatttcaatatctacgtccattccgatagcttctgttaagtctatctcaaatcgcccttctagcccatcttcttggaagaactctccatcatatgtgtccgggtctaagttgtaatcttcattgttaggaacaggtaacctcccatgcggtgataccttatacacaacatcccaacccttaagatgttctttcgtttgacacacatatgggagataatacacttgtgtggcctgttgggccacgatatagacatcgtctcctgctaaggtggaatcttgtcgaatttcgactatcccaagattagaatgtgtccgtctcgtcacttgagggtcaaaccaatgacatttgaatatcactggagtaagaggtttggaaccataaaaattgagctcatatatttcttcaattcgtccaaaataatcgacattgtcaagccccggcgtaaagactccagaacacgttgttttccgattgggccgactttggtcgtagtgtgttgtgcgaaaacggtatccattgacgtcatacccagaatatttcttgaccctataagcaaagccgttggctacttgtctcaactcggcactcatagacggatctctttggccctgcaagtattctcaagttaaaagatgctaaattgagttcaaagacgtatctcttttacaaactaagcacgtaccttacgtttgaaccaggaaatgaaatcgggcaatccatttcgcgcaccctttctaagaagagcgtcatattcctgtggagtggggtcccttgatcgacgccataattcatgaagaaattgttccatgtatggcgtcacctcttcaaggttggtcaatacgtatagcatgatatgtcgccactcgtcatgattcagggtcttggtggtcgagccacttgcgcttccgagttggcctcgaaatatgctaaggttcgattcattgtcgccatcattgtaacgagggggtggattatgcacgctcggcagtttgtcaccataataagttgttgtgaagtttgagacctcctctagaatgtatgcctctgcaatggaagcctcgattttgcatttatttctacatttctttcgaatagtctttagacatctctcgattggatagcaccaacgtccctgcacggggccccccattcgtgcctcataggggagatgaagaatcaaatgctgcattggattgaaaaagccgggtggaaatatcttctcaagcttacacagtaacacgggggccaatctttccaagtctgcaacaacggtccgagacaactcttttgcacaaagctgacggaagaaatagctcaactctgaaagcgctagccagacatgctcagggacatagcctcgaaccatcgcaggaagaatccgttcaatccatatgtggaagtcatgactcttcatccctaagactcgcatagtagataagttcacccccctactcaggttagatgcataaccatcagggaacatcaacatcttgatccactgaagtacttccttcctctgggccctgcttagggcgaaatcggccttaggccttctccatgtctttccgccacttggcggcttcatctctagttttggtctatcacataacgctgccagatccactcttgccttcacattatcctttgacttatcaggaatgtccataattgttgcccacagtgcctcggcaacattcttttcagtgtgcatcacgtcaatgttgtgtggaaggagcaggtcgtcataataggggagccgagtcaagccagacttatgtgtccacatatgctgctcaccatatcccacaaaaccaccttctctaTTGgcaacgagcccatctatctgttgacgaatttcggcaccagtcatcgctgcaggtgggcggtctgtaacaatgacacctttcgtaaagttcttgatgtctaggcggaatggatggtcagcaggaagaaattgtcgatgtttatcgaaggacgaatatttgccaccctttttcaaccaaatgaacctgagagcttccttgcaaactgggcatgggaacttaccgtgaacacaccaggcacaaaaTAGCCCATAGACcgataagtcatgcatggagtactcgtaccaaacatgcattctgaagtttgtcttggtagctcggtcaaacgtccataccccttcctcccaggcacgtaccaattcatcgatcaaaggctccatgtacacgcccattttgttccccgggtgtccgggaattatcaacgacacgaatatattctgcctttgaaagcacacaccaggggggagattgattgggataacaaacacgggccaacatgtgtacggggcagcgctcattccatagggattgaacccatctgtggccaacgcaacacgtacattacgagcctcttcggctttctcacggtgaatgtcatcaaagtgtttccatgcttcaccatctgatgcgtgcaccatcttgtcaggattgtatcgttttccatttttgtgccaagtcatctgtttcgcggattcctctgtcatgtacagacgctggatcctcggtacgaacggaaggtgtcgtaggattgtcaaggggatgtcgagctgcctcttttgtccatcaccagagtctacctccataaacctagacgaattacacttgggacagtattttgcctccgcgtattctttcctaaatagcacgcagcccttcggacaagcatgaatctgctcatacgtcatcttgagtgcacgaagtagtttctgtgcctcgtacatgctctttggcagaacgtgatcatccggaagcagactcccaataaccgtcaacaagccatcgaatgcgtctctactcatgctgtactgcgacttgaacgccattacacgcccaatggcatccagttgagaaacctttgtctggccgtgaaggggcttctgtgccgcgtcgaacatgtcgtagaacgcttttgcagtcggctctggctcgtcatccatacatcctcccgtgtactgtgcctcctgatagtcgttcaacatatccgctacccccgcatccgcgtcataatcctcgacacgttgtctcagcacctcctctctcgtacgatgcgcttcaccatgaaataaccaccgagtatagcccggcgtaaatccattcttccaaatatgttctaccatggtcttctttggttttcttttccggttgtcacatttgctgcacgggcatgggactagactagctcctttagcagcttcgccatatgcccgttccacgaaatcatcggtctttctaatccattcagtggtgacatcgttccttcctctacggcccgtgtacatccactcacggtcctccatcctataacatatttaaccaaagcctatcaacaaaaaaatccggcagcacctcccctgcacggggaggttttcaaagcctgtaaatataagtagcagcacgatggctgacatccacacatatacatatCCACACATATACATTAATGCCTAAATAACCACATAAATAATTAGAAGACTTACCTAATGCATGCAAAGTGAGGACTAAAAACCTAActctatttcacaatacacaatcacacacaaaaaacctaattctatttcacaatacacaatcacaATACACAATACACAACCACACATATACATTTATTTGACAATATTTAGCAACTAAAATGTGAAAATTAGTTTATACCTATTTCCTCGGCGTGGACGGTGCACGACGGCGAACGGGCGTGACGGGGTGGAGGTCGTGAGCGGTCGACGGCGTGGAGGTCGTCGGCGCGGGGTCGTCGGCGGTCGTGggcggcgcgcgggcgcgcgggcgagcggcgaGCGGGCGGCGTGGGCGGCGCGCGGGCGCACGGCGAGCGCGGGCGGCGCGCGGGCGCACGGCGAGCGCAGGCGGCGTGGGCGGCGCGCAGCgagcggcgggcgcgcgggcagcgcgcggcgagcggcgggcgcgcgggcggcgagggtgggggcgggggcggcgagcGGCGGGCGCGCGGCCGGGGGCGGCGCCTGGCCGGCGGCGAGGGTGGGCACGGGCGCGGGGTCGGCGGCGAGCGAGCGCGGGCGTCGGCGGCGTGCAGCGAGTGAgcgtgagtgagagagagaagaaggagaagccgTCGGATTGGCTAAGTtaatgttctttgccgagtgcccgcgatgcggcactcggcaaagattttttttatttttaaaatatggtttgccgagtgccagatcggcggcactcggcaaaggcgcctttgccgagtgccatccaggggcactcgacaaagactgcttttcacttctttgccgagtgccacctcgggacactcggcaaagcctactttgccgagtgtcaaccacatgacactcggcaaagtacatttgtattttttttgttttcagcagcaaactttttgtggtatgtttctaaactatctagacctacatgtatcattttgggacaattataacagtgtttgcaatatctagtagatttagttcgtttatttgaatttcttcggaaaattcaaatttgaactgcaggtcactcgaaacttggaaaaccgtgcatgaaaaaatgatattcatggtacttagcataagttacgaccgatttcagaagcgtaccggaaacttcgagcaacatgctcactaaacatggccgtgaacttggcatccacatgtttaaaaattgtataaaacacaaacaaagtcagaaaatcatgaaacttgtccccgtgtcatgatatcatatgtataggctatgataaaaattttagagtatttggagaaagttgtgagacactatgtgtagaaacctaagagattcaaataaacgaactaaatctactaacgattgaatctctgttataattgtccacaaatgatacatgtaggtctacatagtgtaggaacataccacaaaaagttggagagacaaaatcaaaaaaataaaaatatactttgccgagtgtctagagatgacactcggcaaagagttctttgccgagtgctacatgtgggacactcggcaaagaagcctctttgccgagtgccagccgttggctctcggcaaagactgacggccgtcagatctgggacggccgctgacggccctttgccgagagccccgtttgccgagtgcgttacactcggcaaacttgtctttgccgagtgcctacctgtgccgagtgtttagcactcggtagaggggctctttgccgagagcctagctttaccgagtgcggcactcggcaaagccttctttgccgagtgcccgacaaaaggcactcggcaaagaatacaacactcgacaaaggctcggattccggtagtgactaCCCTTTTCCCCAACGTGATGGCGCTTAGCGTTCAATGGATCAGCCTAAAAAGTCCATAAACTATTTGCACGCATGGGTGGAAAAGAGAGCGTCTAGTACGTTTATCTCATGCACTGATTCTCGCTTTACATGCTACCAGATCGTTTTCTGATATCTTTGTATAATGAATGAACCAAGTACTTGCGGCTTTACAAAACTGTTTCGCCACAGAGCATGTCGCTCTCTGATGCGGACGTGAAGGACTCTCCTTTTTTTTATCAGCATATACTCTATGTCTCTAtctcattttctattttaaatttctcACTGATTTCTGATGCCCCGCGCGCGCAGGGAGATCATGCACGCGATGTGGAAGCCTCGCAAGTTCAAGTACATCTACCTGCTGGCGACGCTGTACGTGTTCACGCTGACGCTTCCGTCGGCGGCGGCCATGTACTGGGCGTTCGGCGACCAGCTGCTGACGCACTCCAACGCCTTCTCGCTGCTGCCGAGGACGCCGTGGCGCGACGCGGCGGTGGTGCTGATGCTGGTCCACCAGTTCATCACCTTCGGCTTCGCGTGCACGCCGCTCTACTTCGTGTGGGAGAAGGCGGTGGGGATGCACGTCACCCGGAGCGTCTTCCTCCGCGCGCTGGTCCGCCTCCCCATCGTCGTCCCCGTCTGGTTCCTCGCCATCATCTTCCCCTTCTTCGGGCCCATCAACTCCGCCGTCGGCGCGCTCCTCGTCAGCTTCACCGTCTACGTCATCCCGGCCCTCGCCCACATGCTCACGTACCGCTCCGCGTCCGCCAGATTGGTAAGCGTGTCGATATGATCCGTCGTCTTTGCTGGCTGTAC from Zea mays cultivar B73 chromosome 6, Zm-B73-REFERENCE-NAM-5.0, whole genome shotgun sequence harbors:
- the LOC100193702 gene encoding Auxin transporter-like protein 2, which encodes MATGEQAEDAIVADVVGNGKGEEVRAMGDDAEQQRDGGKVSMKSLLWHGGSVWDAWFSCASNQVAQVLLTLPYSFSQLGMLSGVLLQVWYGLMGSWTAYLISVLYVEYRTRKEKEGVSFRNHVIQWFEVLDGLLGPYWKAAGLAFNCTFLLFGTVIQLIACASNIYYINDRLDKRTWTYIFGACCATTVFIPSYHNYRVWSFLGLGMTTYTAWYLTIAAAVHGQVPGVTHSGPSKLVPYFTGATNILYTFGGHAITVEIMHAMWKPRKFKYIYLLATLYVFTLTLPSAAAMYWAFGDQLLTHSNAFSLLPRTPWRDAAVVLMLVHQFITFGFACTPLYFVWEKAVGMHVTRSVFLRALVRLPIVVPVWFLAIIFPFFGPINSAVGALLVSFTVYVIPALAHMLTYRSASARLNAAEKPPSFLPSWSGMFVLNAFVVAWMLVVGFGLGGWASVTNFIKQIDTFGLFAKCYQCPTKPHPGSPLPAPPHH